The following nucleotide sequence is from Thermostaphylospora chromogena.
CTCTGGACGAGGCGGCGCATGGCGCAGCGAACGCGTCACCTCACGAGGGTCGCGCCGAGGCAGGCGAGACGCGCCCCCGTGAACCGTCCGCACCGGCCATCACCCCCTCACCGACCTTTCGATGGTTTTGTACCAACGTTTGGATGATGCGGGGAAGAGGGGGGCGCGGTCAAGAGCTGAGTTTCACACTAGAACTAGATCGTCTAGATTCGTTGGCACAAAAGGGGTGAAAGTGGCGCGGTCGACGCTGTACCAGCAGGTGGCCTCGGAATTGCGCCGGGCCATCTACTCCGGCGAGCTCGGACCCGGGGATCAGCTTCCGACCGAGGCCGACCTGATGCAGGTCTACGGGGTGAGCCGGAACACCGTACGGCTGGCGCTCGGCGAACTCGTGAACGAAGGACTGGTGACCAGGACGCCCCGGCGCGGCACCGTCGTGCGCGACCGAAGGCCACTGCTCCTCTACCCGCAACGGGAGCTCGCTCCCCAGCCCTCCCGCGCCCCCAGGGAGGCCTTCGCCTACGCCGTCTCCCAGGAGGGGCGCGAGCCGAGCCAGGTGATCGACGTGGCCATCGTCGAACCTCCCGAGGAGATCGCCACCCGCCTGGAGCTCGCCGACGGGGAGCCGGTCGTGGTGCGGCGCAGGCTGCGCTTCGTGGACGGCCAGCCGTACAACACCAACGACTCCTACTTCCCGCACGCGATCGTCGCCGACTCCGAGATCGCCCGGCCCGGCGACATCCTGCGCGGGGCCAACCGGGTGCTGGAGGAGCTGGGGCACCCCCAGGTGCGCGTGGTCGACGACATCTCGGCCCGGATGCCCACCCCGACGGAGTCGCTGCGGCTGGAACTGGAGCCGGGGACGCCGGTCATGGAGCACGTGCGAGTCGGCTATGACCCGGACGACCTGCCGGTGCGGGTCGCCGTCTCCGTCCTTCCCGCCGACAAACACCTCATCAGGTACGAGCTCGACCGTCATTGACCGGGTCTGCAGTCATCCGTCGAAGCGGGGCGAGCGGGCGCGTCCGCTCCGTGCCTCCGCAGCGGTGTCCGCGCAGGGCCGCCGCGCGTCACGCGGGCGGGGCGGCCGCCGGCGCGTTCGCGGCGCCCTCCCACGGGACGGGTCTCCCGCAGCGGTGTGTCCGAGTGTGATGCGGGCCGTCGTGGGTGCGAGGACGCCCTCCCCTTCGCCTTCCGGTCCTCCCGGCCGCGCGGCCCGCCTTCCGGG
It contains:
- a CDS encoding GntR family transcriptional regulator → MARSTLYQQVASELRRAIYSGELGPGDQLPTEADLMQVYGVSRNTVRLALGELVNEGLVTRTPRRGTVVRDRRPLLLYPQRELAPQPSRAPREAFAYAVSQEGREPSQVIDVAIVEPPEEIATRLELADGEPVVVRRRLRFVDGQPYNTNDSYFPHAIVADSEIARPGDILRGANRVLEELGHPQVRVVDDISARMPTPTESLRLELEPGTPVMEHVRVGYDPDDLPVRVAVSVLPADKHLIRYELDRH